TCGCAATTTGGCGCAACTGTTGCCGCCCTGGTCGACGGTGTAACCAAGCTGAGCCATATCCACAGTTTTCGTGACCCCTCGGATATCCTGGCGAAAGAGGGTGTGCGCGCCGAAAGTTTGCGCAAGATGTTGCTGGCAATGGCCGAAGATGTGCGCGTGGTACTGATCAAGCTGGCAGACCGTCTGCATAATATGCGCACACTGGCTTCGCTGCCCGGGGCAAAACAACGCCGAATTGCCCGGGAAACCATGGACATTTTTGCCCCCTTGGCCAATCGTCTGGGTATTTGGCAAATCAAGTGGGAACTGGAAGACTTGGCTTTCCGCTACCTTCAGCCCGAGTCCTATCACCAAATAGCCAAAATGCTGGCCGAACGGCGCGTAGATCGCGAGCTGTATATCAACCGGTTTGTATCCAGGCTGGACAAGGAACTGGTTGAAACCGGTCTTCATGCGTCGGTCAAGGGCAGGCCGAAGCATATCTACGGTATCTGGAAAAAAATGCAGCGCAAGCACAAGGATTTTGACCAGATCTATGATGTGCGCGCCGTGCGCATCCTGGTTGACTCGTTGCGTGACTGTTACGCGGCACTGGGTGTGGTGCACTCCCTGTGGCAGTACATACCTGGTGAATTCGATGACTATATTGCCACGCCCAAGGAGAACAATTATCGCTCCATCCACACGGCAGTGATTGGTCCTGAAGGCAAGACAGTCGAAGTGCAAATTCGCACCAGGGATATGCACAAGCTGTCCGAGTACGGCGTGGCGGCTCATTGGCGATACAAGGAGGGTCGCCAGGCAGATCAGGGTTATGATGAAAAAATTGCCTGGTTGCGACAACTGCTGGAATGGAAGGACGAGCTGGCCGGCGCCGGAGAATTTGTCGATCAATTTAAATCCGAAGTATTCAGCGACCGTGTCTACGTATTTACCCCGACGGGCAATATTATTGATTTGCCACAGGGCGCTACGCCACTCGATTTTGCCTATCGCATCCATACCGAGGTTGGAAACCGCTGCCGTGGCGCGCGGGTGAACGGCCATATTGTGCCCCTGACCTATACACTGAAAACCGGTGAGCAAGTGGAGGTATTAACCGTAAAGAAGGGCAGCCCAAGCCGGGACTGGCTCAATGCTCACCTGGGTTACCTGCAAACCAATCGTGCCCGTTCCAAGGTGCAGGCCTGGTTCCGGCATCAGGATTTTGAAAAGAACGCGGAATCCGGCCGCGACAGTATGGAGCGTGAACTGAAACGCATGGGTATTACCGGCCTTGCCCATGACAAGCTGGCGACCAAGCTCAGTTTTGACAAGGTTGAGGATCTGTATGCCGCGATTGGTCGCGGCGAGGTCAAATCCAGTCGCCTGGTATCCGTTGCCAACAGGCTAACCGCAAAACCGGTTGCCGTTGAAATCACTCCTGAACCGGTTGCACCGGCTGAATCGTCGCCGGTTACCGAGAGCACCAATGCCATCTGTATTCACGGGGTCGGCAACCTGATGACGCACCTGGCACGCTGTTGTCGCCCGGTACCGGGTGAGCCCATCATGGGCTACATCACCCGTGGTCGTGGTGTCAGCATTCATCGGCGAGATTGTCCCAATATCTTGCGTTCAACTACCGATGCCAACGACAGGCTGATTGAAGTTAGCTGGGGACAGCAGTTACGAAAAACCTACCCGGTCGATATCCAGCTGGATGCCTACGATCGACCCGGCCTGTTGCGCGATATTTCCAACCTGTTGAGCAACGAGGATATAAATGTTATCGCGGTAAACACGCACACTGACAAAAACCGCAATGTTGCAGTCATGGTGTTGACGGTAGAAATTCCTGATATTGATGTACTCAGCCGTGTATTACTGAAGATTGAGCGCCTGCCCAATGTAATGCAGGCATTTCGCCGACTAAGTTGAAGTATATATAGAAAGTTTCTCCGGCATCAGTTACGGGCACGTTGAATTGTCGCGCCCGCGTTACCTGTTTTCGCCAGCATTTACACTAGACCGCCATCAGCCTACAATTAAATTTTTCCTGTCTTTATGCCTTTGATAGTTAATAAAATTAGGAAAAGGTAATATAGCTTCATCCATCGAACATTAACAAGAAAAGGGGAAGGCCATGGGTTTCCATCGCAGGTTGGCTATGTCTGTATCGTTAGCGATCATGTCCGCAGCCGCTTCGGGAATGGCGAGTGCAGCGGGCTTTGCGCTGATAGAAAATTCTGCATCCGGAATGGGTAATGCCTATGCTGGCGGCGCCGCCGGTACCAAGGATGCATCCACTGTATATTTTAATCCTGCCGGCATGAGTTACCTGGAAGGTGACCAGGTTGTAATGGTTGGGCACTACATCGTGCCAACAGCGGATTTTACCAATGAAGGATCGACTGCCATGCAGGGCACACCGTCACCGTCACCGTTGACCGGCGATGATGACGGATCCAATCACAAGGCATTTGTTCCCAATGCCTATATCGTCAAGTCGCTTGGGAATGGCGGCAAGTTTGGCTTCGGGCTTAACGCGCCATTCGGATTGACGACCGAATATAATGACGACTGGGTTGGGCGCTATCACGGCGTTCGATCTGCCATGAAAACCATCAATATCAACCCGGCCTATTCGTTCAGGATGTCTGATGATGTTGCTCTCGGCCTTGGCGTGAACGCACAGTATGTCAATGTTGAATTAAGCAGCGCCGTGGACTTCGGCAGTATCTGCGCGTTGCAGGAGTTGGGTGGTGTGCTGCCGGCAGGCACGTGCACGTCGGCCGGGCTGGCGCCGCAGCAATCAGACGGTTTTGCCGTCATTAGTGGAGAAGGCTGGTCCTATGGGGCAAACCTGGGCCTGATCTGGGATATCAATCCCAAGGCACGGTTTGGTTTTGCCTATCGTTCAGCGGTGAAGCATGACGTGGACGGCGACGCCGAATTTTCGGTACCGGTCAATGCAAGCTTCATGACGGCGTCCGGCTATTTCACTGATACCGGTGCCGAGGCCAGTGTGACCTTGCCCGCCAGTACATCGCTTAGTCTGCATTATGCGTTCGATGACAAAACCAACATTATGGCCGATGCCACGCTGACCCAGTGGTCGAGTTTTGATGAATTGCGGGTGGTTTATGACTCGACGCAGCCGGATTCCGTAACTACTGAAGACTGGCAGGACAGCTGGCGTATCGCTGTTGGCGGCGACTATCGTTACAGTGGCGATATTCTGTTTCGAGCCGGCGTTGCCTACGATCAGACACCGGTAGCCGATGCCGAGCACCGTACTGTAAGAGTGCCGGACAGTGATCGTACTTGGATCAGTGTGGGCCTGGGCTATCGTTACAGCAAGAATATCAATATTGATGCAGGTTACGCCCACCTTATTATCAATGATGCCAAGATTGACAATACGACCGAGGGAGCGCTGGCCCATACAATCACCGGCAGCTATGAAGCCAGTGTTGATATCGTCAGTGTGCAGTTGACCTATGAATTCCAGTAACCCAGCCATGACAGGATTAGAGGAATTGTTCTCGGTCTCCAAAGTCAATATCGGGAGAATAATGATGATACGAAAAAATTTGTTTCCGCTGCTGGTTATGCTTGTTGCCACGCAGCTTGGTGCCTGCAACAGCGAAGAAAAAACCACTACCGTTCAGGATCTTGTTGGTTCTATCGGCCACTATGCCAGGTTTGCTCCATCCGACGGCGTGATTCCGTTTCCCAGTGACCTGATGTTCAGTGGCACCGTTGATGGCACGCTGAATGTCCCGGTTGCAGATCCCAATGATTACTCTGATCCAAAAGTCGCGTTGAACGCGCTGGACGGGTTTTCGCCGGTTGGCACCATGACCACAACATTCTCCACGGCCGTGGATGATGCCAGCCTGCTGGGTGGTGATACGGTGCGGGTATTTTCCGTTTCTCTTACCGGGCCGGCCGTAACCGGTATCAATAGCGAGCTGGTTTCAGGCGTGGACTACCTGGCATTTCGGGCGCCTGGTGATGGTACGACTGTTGGCATTGTTCCGCTGAGGGCGCTGGCGCAGAACGCCACCTACCTTGTTACCCTGTCCAATGGCATTATGACTGCTGGTGGCAAGGCTTTTGTTTCTGACTTTATCTACGCGCTGGCCAAAACCACTTCGCCCCTGCATACCGGCGGCGTCAGCAATTTCGGCGGGCTGTCCGATACACAGGCACAGGCGCTGGAACCGTTGCGCCAGCTGACCAATGCCGCCGAGGCAACAGTGCAGGCTTACACGATTACCAACGACGTGGCTGATACTGTAGCGGACCTTCCTTCAGCCAATATTATCCTGAGCTGGAGTTTCACCACCCAGTCAGTGTCCGATACTTTGGCTGCCGTCGCGGGCGGGGCTGCAGCGCAGACACTGATGGCAGTTAACAGCGGCATGACCCTGACTGCATTGGGACTGAATGCGGCAGGCGCGGATGCCGATATTTATGTTGGCACACTTGACCTGCCGTATTACCTGACAGCACCGGGTGTGCCTGACAATCAGGAAATATTATCCAAGTTCTGGCTGGCAGCAGGCGGTGGTTTCACTACGCGTTATAACCCGATGCCGGTGGCGACCAGCACGCAAACTGTACCGGTATTGATGACTGTGCCCAATGGCATGGCCATGCCTGCCGGTGGTTGGCCGGTAGTGATTTTCCAGCATGGCATTACCCAGGATCGCACCAACGCCCTGGCCGTGGCCAGCAGCCTGGCTGCAGCAGGCCGTGCTGTAATCGCTATAGATTTACCGCTGCACGGAATTACCGATGCAACGAGTCCGCTCTATGCCGGTGCTGGTGCCGAGCGTACCTTTGACGTGGACTATATTGATAACGGTACCGGGGTACCCGGGCCAGATGGTGTTATTGATGATTCCGGTTCGCACTTCATCAATCTTGCCAGCCTGCTGACATCGCGTGACAACTTGCGCCAGGGCATTGCTGACCTGCTGACACTGCGAGCCAGTCTTGGTGGCGCGGTATTGCTGGATGGCACCATGACGCCGACTGGCGAAAGCCTGAATGGTGCCGCAGTCAACTTTGTCGGCCATTCACTGGGCGCCATTGTTGGCGGGCCGTTCCTGGCACTGGATGGCAATGTTGGTACATCAGTGCTGGGTATGCCTGGTGGCCATGTATTGAAAGTGCTGGATGGGTCGCCGACATTTGGCCCGATCCTGGAAGCAGGCCTGGCTTCCGCCGGGGTCATGAAAGGTACGGCAGACTACGAGGCGTTCATGAATGTTGCCCAGACTGTTGTGGATTCCGGTGATCCAATCAATTATGCAGCCGGATCAGTGGCCGGTCGTGGCCTGTTGTTGTTCGAGGTTGTTGGCGGTAATGCCAACGAGTTGCCGGACCAGGTGGTACCCAACTACGTGGCCTATCCATCCATGTCGACAACCACGACTTCGCCCACGGCGGGAACCGATCCCTTGGCCAAGGCCATGGGTCTGACCGGCTATACAGCGTCAGCAACCGGTGCCAACCTTGCTGCCTGGGTGCGCTTTAATTCCGGTCATCATGGTTCTCTGTTAAGTCCGAACAATGCTGCCGGTGACCCGGATCTATTGTCAGCTTCCGTGGCCGAGGAAATGCAGTCAGAGATGGCGAATTTTATCGGTTCTGGTGGCGCTGCACTGGTCATAAGCAATACCAATATTATCGCGCCAGTGTTGCCCTGATTTAGCAACAGGCTTTGCAGAAAGCAAAAGCCCCTTTCATCTGAAAGGGGCATTTTTATTTTTCGAGAAAACCGTCCAGTTCTTTCCAGACATCCTTGGTTTTGCCTGCTGGCTTTTCCTGGCGGACGGGAGACGGAATGGTTCCGGAGTTGCTGTTATCACCAGCCGGTTTTACAGCCGACTGTTCAATTTTTTGTTCCGGTAACGAGTCAATCAGTGTTCGGGCATCGGCGGTGTTCTGCTGGTTAATGGCATCCTCGGTTTTCTTGTTCATGACGATGATGCTGATGCGCCGGTTAATCGGATTCTCCGGGTTGGTTTTGTCAAAGGGCACGGTGTCAGACAGGCCGACTACGCGACCGGACTTGGTCGGATCCATGCCGCCGGCGAGCAGGCTGCGGCGCGCGGCATTGGCACGATCGGCACTGAGTTCCCAGTTGGTGTAATCACGACGCGAACCAAACAATGTTGAGTCCGTATGACCGGTAATACTGATCTTGTTGGGGACCGTGTTGATAAAGCCGGCCAACTCACGGAGGATTTCATCGGTATAATTCTTAAGATTGGCGGACCCGGAATCAAACATGGGCCGGTTTTCCTTGTCGACAATCTGGATGCGAAGCCCTTCGGGACTAATGTCGAGAAACAGCTGATCCTTGTACGGTTTCAGCGCCTGGCTTTGCTCTATCGCGTGTTTCAGACTTTCCATCAATGACTCGAGCCGTTTTTCCTCCAGTGCTTCGGCAATCTGTTCGGCAGTCTGCGCGTCAATGTTTTCCTTGTTGAATTCCTTTTCCGGATCATCGCCGGAACCATCGGTGATATCCATGGCGCCGCCCAGTTCGATCAAGCTGGTACTGGAGCCACCCGGACCCTGTATCGGTGACGTATTGGGACTCTGGCTGGCGCCCGGTGTCTGGCTGGGGTTGTTAAAGTATTCCGAGATAGCGCCTTTTTGTTCTTTGGTAGTGGAGCCCATGAGCCAAAGCAGTAAAAAGAATGCCATCATTGCCGTAGCAAAATCGGCGAAGGCCACCTTCCAGGCACCGCCATGGTGGCCATGACCGCCGACGATCTTCTTTATGATTATCGGTTGAGTTTTATCCTGCATGTCCCTGTGACCTATTTGTTCTTGATGTGCTCTTCCAGCTCCTTGAAGCCCGGACGATCACTGGCATACATGGCCTTGCGACCAAACTCGATGGCGACTTGTGGTGTATAGCCGTTAAGCGACGCCATAATGACTGTCTTGATCACTTCAAAGAATTTGCCTTCGGCGGCCGCCATGTTTTTTATCGATGTCGCCATCGGGCCGACGAAGCCATAGGCAATCAGGATGCCCAGGAACGTGCCCACCAGGGCCGCCGCCACGTGATGACCGATGACTTCCGGTGGCCCGCCCAGTGAGCCCATGGTGATAACAATACCCAGTACCGCGGCCACAATACCAAAACCAGGCAGGGCATCGGCCACACTTTGCAAGGCATCGCCCGGCGCCTCAGCTTCATGGTGATGGGTTTGCAGCTCCAGGTCCATCAGTGCTTCCATTTCAAACGGGTTCATGCTGCCGCTTACCACCAGGCGAAAATAATCGGCAATAAACTCAACAGCGTGATGATTTTTCTGGATCTTGGGATACTTGTTGAATAGTTCACTGCTGTCCGGTTCTTCAATATCGTTTTCAATCGCCATCATGCCTTCCTTGCGCGCCTTGTTGAGAATGTCAAAAAGCAATGACAGCAGGTCGAGATATATAGACTTGTTATAAGGCGAACCTTTCAGCAGCGCCGGGATGGATTTGAATACTGCTTTAAGGGTTTTACTTGGGTTGGATACGACGAAGGCACCAAAGGCGGCACCACCGATAATAATAAGTTCGTAGGGTTGCCACAGTGCCATTAATTCGCCGTGGGAAAGCACGTACCCGCCCGCCACCGAGCCAAGAACGATCAAGAAACCGACTATCAGGAGCATATCTGGTCTTCCATGAGTGTTGCGATTGAACTGTAGTACTGTCTCCAGCTATCGGCCCGCTGGTTCAATGTCTTTACCGTAGTGTTTTAGCGGTATTTTCACCTACAAAAGCTGCTCGATTTAAAGTTTTTTGCTTTCGGCACCGAATTAGAGGCATTGAAAAACAATCTCTGAGAGGAAGCATGAGCGCCCAGCTTGTGGTGTCACTGGAAGACGTGATCAGCAAACCGCTGCCCATCCTGGCCTGCAGTGTCGACGATTTGGCTGCGTTGAAGACTGAAGGGGATGATGTTTCCTGGGCGCGACTCAGTCATATCCTGTTGCGCGATCCTGGTCTGGTTGCGCATGCGCTCAAGCTGGCAAACCAGAGCAATAACAGCCTGCGTGCCGAGGTCACCACGGCAGAGCGGGCGGCAATGATGATGGGAATGGATAACCTGTTTCGCTTGCCGACGCGAATCGCCACGGCCGAGAAGGAGTTGCATGGCGAAGCCTTGAACGGGTATCGCCGGGCAGTAAGCCGGGCCTATCACGCCGCCAGCCAGGCTTGGGACTGGGGACACTTGCGAATGGACCTGCATCCCGAAGAGCTGTTTATTGCCGGCTTGTTACATGAGTTGGGCGAGATGGCGTTGTGGGTGCAGGCGCCGGACAAAATGAAACAACTTGCCGATTTGCGCACGCATAACCAGATGCCCGTCGATGAAGCGGAATACCTGGTGCTTGGTAACAGTATCGAGCATTACTCGCGTGCCATGATGGAGAAATGGCACATGCCGACCCTGGCAGCACAGAGCCTGCGCCCGGAAAATGCCCGGGATCAGCGCGCCCTGGGTATTATGCTGGCGGCGAAACTGGCGCGCGCCACCGAAAGAGGATGGTTTAACAGGGAGGTCGATGAAACCATTGATCATGTGGCTGACTACCTGGGGCTGCCTTTTGATGACATGGCAGCGCGAGTGCAGAAAACCGCCGTGGCAGTGGCCCGTGAAGCCGGTGTTTACGGTGTTCCGCCAGCGGCTGCATTGCTGCCACTCATACCTGAGCCGGACCAGCGCGAATCTCTGGAAAGCGGATCATCCGGCGCTTATTGCCTGACTCCCCAGGCCGAATCTTTCCAGGCGATCGTGCGGGAGCTGGAAAACGGCATGTCATCCATGAGCCTGAGCGATATTATGCGCAAAGTGATGCATGGATTGCATGAAGGCGTAGGTTTTAACCGCGCCGTGTTTGCCATGTTGTCTCATGATCGCCGTGAACTGAAAGCGCGATTCATGATCGGGTCTGACAGTGACCCCATATTCAACCGGTTTCATATTTTCCTGGGTACACCGCACCTGTTTACCCAGATTATGAAAAAGCCCCAGGGCCTGCGGTACGGGTCACATAACCAGGAAAAGTTCGGCGGCCTGATTCCGAGGCCCATCCGGGACCTGATAGGCGTAAACTCGTTTTGCGCCATGTCGCTGTTTGTCAGCGGCAAACCGGTAGGCATGCTGTACGCAGACCGTCGAAGCACTGATGCTGACATTGATGAAATGAGTTACAAGCGTTTTCGTTACCTGTGCCAGCTCGCCAGCAAGGCG
Above is a window of Gammaproteobacteria bacterium DNA encoding:
- a CDS encoding HDOD domain-containing protein, which codes for MSAQLVVSLEDVISKPLPILACSVDDLAALKTEGDDVSWARLSHILLRDPGLVAHALKLANQSNNSLRAEVTTAERAAMMMGMDNLFRLPTRIATAEKELHGEALNGYRRAVSRAYHAASQAWDWGHLRMDLHPEELFIAGLLHELGEMALWVQAPDKMKQLADLRTHNQMPVDEAEYLVLGNSIEHYSRAMMEKWHMPTLAAQSLRPENARDQRALGIMLAAKLARATERGWFNREVDETIDHVADYLGLPFDDMAARVQKTAVAVAREAGVYGVPPAAALLPLIPEPDQRESLESGSSGAYCLTPQAESFQAIVRELENGMSSMSLSDIMRKVMHGLHEGVGFNRAVFAMLSHDRRELKARFMIGSDSDPIFNRFHIFLGTPHLFTQIMKKPQGLRYGSHNQEKFGGLIPRPIRDLIGVNSFCAMSLFVSGKPVGMLYADRRSTDADIDEMSYKRFRYLCQLASKALTVASSR
- a CDS encoding lipase yields the protein MMIRKNLFPLLVMLVATQLGACNSEEKTTTVQDLVGSIGHYARFAPSDGVIPFPSDLMFSGTVDGTLNVPVADPNDYSDPKVALNALDGFSPVGTMTTTFSTAVDDASLLGGDTVRVFSVSLTGPAVTGINSELVSGVDYLAFRAPGDGTTVGIVPLRALAQNATYLVTLSNGIMTAGGKAFVSDFIYALAKTTSPLHTGGVSNFGGLSDTQAQALEPLRQLTNAAEATVQAYTITNDVADTVADLPSANIILSWSFTTQSVSDTLAAVAGGAAAQTLMAVNSGMTLTALGLNAAGADADIYVGTLDLPYYLTAPGVPDNQEILSKFWLAAGGGFTTRYNPMPVATSTQTVPVLMTVPNGMAMPAGGWPVVIFQHGITQDRTNALAVASSLAAAGRAVIAIDLPLHGITDATSPLYAGAGAERTFDVDYIDNGTGVPGPDGVIDDSGSHFINLASLLTSRDNLRQGIADLLTLRASLGGAVLLDGTMTPTGESLNGAAVNFVGHSLGAIVGGPFLALDGNVGTSVLGMPGGHVLKVLDGSPTFGPILEAGLASAGVMKGTADYEAFMNVAQTVVDSGDPINYAAGSVAGRGLLLFEVVGGNANELPDQVVPNYVAYPSMSTTTTSPTAGTDPLAKAMGLTGYTASATGANLAAWVRFNSGHHGSLLSPNNAAGDPDLLSASVAEEMQSEMANFIGSGGAALVISNTNIIAPVLP
- the motB gene encoding flagellar motor protein MotB; this translates as MQDKTQPIIIKKIVGGHGHHGGAWKVAFADFATAMMAFFLLLWLMGSTTKEQKGAISEYFNNPSQTPGASQSPNTSPIQGPGGSSTSLIELGGAMDITDGSGDDPEKEFNKENIDAQTAEQIAEALEEKRLESLMESLKHAIEQSQALKPYKDQLFLDISPEGLRIQIVDKENRPMFDSGSANLKNYTDEILRELAGFINTVPNKISITGHTDSTLFGSRRDYTNWELSADRANAARRSLLAGGMDPTKSGRVVGLSDTVPFDKTNPENPINRRISIIVMNKKTEDAINQQNTADARTLIDSLPEQKIEQSAVKPAGDNSNSGTIPSPVRQEKPAGKTKDVWKELDGFLEK
- a CDS encoding outer membrane protein transport protein, translating into MSVSLAIMSAAASGMASAAGFALIENSASGMGNAYAGGAAGTKDASTVYFNPAGMSYLEGDQVVMVGHYIVPTADFTNEGSTAMQGTPSPSPLTGDDDGSNHKAFVPNAYIVKSLGNGGKFGFGLNAPFGLTTEYNDDWVGRYHGVRSAMKTININPAYSFRMSDDVALGLGVNAQYVNVELSSAVDFGSICALQELGGVLPAGTCTSAGLAPQQSDGFAVISGEGWSYGANLGLIWDINPKARFGFAYRSAVKHDVDGDAEFSVPVNASFMTASGYFTDTGAEASVTLPASTSLSLHYAFDDKTNIMADATLTQWSSFDELRVVYDSTQPDSVTTEDWQDSWRIAVGGDYRYSGDILFRAGVAYDQTPVADAEHRTVRVPDSDRTWISVGLGYRYSKNINIDAGYAHLIINDAKIDNTTEGALAHTITGSYEASVDIVSVQLTYEFQ
- the motA gene encoding flagellar motor stator protein MotA, with translation MLLIVGFLIVLGSVAGGYVLSHGELMALWQPYELIIIGGAAFGAFVVSNPSKTLKAVFKSIPALLKGSPYNKSIYLDLLSLLFDILNKARKEGMMAIENDIEEPDSSELFNKYPKIQKNHHAVEFIADYFRLVVSGSMNPFEMEALMDLELQTHHHEAEAPGDALQSVADALPGFGIVAAVLGIVITMGSLGGPPEVIGHHVAAALVGTFLGILIAYGFVGPMATSIKNMAAAEGKFFEVIKTVIMASLNGYTPQVAIEFGRKAMYASDRPGFKELEEHIKNK
- the relA gene encoding GTP diphosphokinase, which gives rise to MKAEISEVGTSTPPEDTAPDELAVWLNTARDKWPEPEFQQIKAATLCALEAHRGQARASGEPYINHALAVASILTRLNLDHETIIAALLHDVVEDSDVILADIQSQFGATVAALVDGVTKLSHIHSFRDPSDILAKEGVRAESLRKMLLAMAEDVRVVLIKLADRLHNMRTLASLPGAKQRRIARETMDIFAPLANRLGIWQIKWELEDLAFRYLQPESYHQIAKMLAERRVDRELYINRFVSRLDKELVETGLHASVKGRPKHIYGIWKKMQRKHKDFDQIYDVRAVRILVDSLRDCYAALGVVHSLWQYIPGEFDDYIATPKENNYRSIHTAVIGPEGKTVEVQIRTRDMHKLSEYGVAAHWRYKEGRQADQGYDEKIAWLRQLLEWKDELAGAGEFVDQFKSEVFSDRVYVFTPTGNIIDLPQGATPLDFAYRIHTEVGNRCRGARVNGHIVPLTYTLKTGEQVEVLTVKKGSPSRDWLNAHLGYLQTNRARSKVQAWFRHQDFEKNAESGRDSMERELKRMGITGLAHDKLATKLSFDKVEDLYAAIGRGEVKSSRLVSVANRLTAKPVAVEITPEPVAPAESSPVTESTNAICIHGVGNLMTHLARCCRPVPGEPIMGYITRGRGVSIHRRDCPNILRSTTDANDRLIEVSWGQQLRKTYPVDIQLDAYDRPGLLRDISNLLSNEDINVIAVNTHTDKNRNVAVMVLTVEIPDIDVLSRVLLKIERLPNVMQAFRRLS